The stretch of DNA tatactgtatgtatatatatatatatatatatatatatatatatatatatatatatatatatatatatatatatatatatatatatatatatatatatatatatatatatatatatatatatatatatatacatcagggacgtgcacatgattatagaggggcaggggctcaaagtcagaaaagggcaggaatttttttttggtcctttacacaatacggaaattaatgtaaaattcaatttgctaataggaagctaactacttagctgtgtgtcctttgtaggtaaaagtgattgccatttcttttgtgtcgacaaattattgtcatattgagttaattcacattatcataggcttggaagacatgaaaagcaacaaaacactggtttattattaggctatttattgttaaagataagcactttaatattgaacattgaacagtgcaacatgaactttggaaaaaaaatacaaaaataaatacccaaatggaaaaaacttcaaggtgaaaatctgtccttcttcccttaacttgatgaaaacaccatcaagttgtaacttacggtctttctcacttaatgctcagactaaacaactgaaacgcaatacagggccaaaaatatggaccaggggccagtagagggctgtatcctttctttttttggcattgtgctgcaggcataataaacatgaatcaagtttaaatacagatggtaatattcccaacagataacctacatcttatatccccagaatgctgaaattattattattattaataataatgataataataataattattattattatcattcttcttattattattattgttattattatcattattattatcattattttgttaacccacacagtaatagcaaagtcacaataaacttcatatgtaaaactctactgtgagaaaaatgtgatccgccgtaaacacagtgcattttattttgaaaattaacccggtgttttgttttgtattttgtacactacttcctgtcccgcacgatccgctctgctctgtgcggaattgatgtgccgtgctcaattgatgcgccgtcctccgacgtccggcaaaaacagaagctgacacaatgaataatagaataatttatataataatttatttatcattataataatacagcgtttttctgcaatattacccatattagatgctgaagaagtggacggcgactagaccataactcacagcttcaagttgctccactgtcacgtctcctcaggggcgcagttggctctctctcctctcacttactcactcactcgccctctctctctctctctctctggcggaagcggcaggctcatgGTAATGTACAGTAGGTaagtatgatttttttaatttcctcaataagaaaaaaagacatttttaccgttaaaaaaaaaaaaaagcctctcgtGCTGCAATATCCAGATAATATTTACGAATCAACATTTTGTATTTTGGTTTTCTTTTCATGCCCAGAGAAGCCAAACATGGTAGAAACGTTATGGAtgggttcattttttaaattttattttaatttttttcatttattccaGGCTATGtcataaaaaagtacaaggtagacaacacataggagatgagtaagccctgtacaacattacaacacttgtgtgtgtgtgtgtgtgtgtgtgtgtgtgtgtgtgtgtgtgtgtgtgtgtgtgtgtgtgtgtgtgtgtgtgtgtgtgtgtgtgtgtgtgtgtgtgtgtgtgtgtgtgtgtgtgtgtgtgtgtggaacagGACATTCAGCAGGTGATGGACGGATTGTCTCAAAACGAGCGGAAAAAAGTGGAGGATCATCTCTTACGCGAAATCGAAAAGGCCAGAGTCATAGAACGTCAAAATGGCCAAAAGCAGCTTCATCTCTCCCAAGAAGAGACTCGTCTCGCCCACGAGCAGCTTCACATAGAACGTCAAAATGCCAACGAGCAGACTTATCGCGCCCAAGAGCAGATTCATCTCGCCCAACAGCAGatttatgaattaaaaaaagagcTTTTCAAAGAAAAATGTAAGGAAGGTAGATTCTACCATCTAAcattataatattgtttttttaattgaagccaTCTCTTGCAGTAAAATCCCTGGAGAAAAACCAAAACCAAAAAGGTATGAAAAGTCAACATCAGCTCTTTGAGTAGCCTGACAATGAAGTGTTTCATTTGTAACTTGTATTTCTGTGTCTTACCAAACACAACTTGGAAAGCCGCCTGTGAGGACGAGCAGGACGATTCCGGTTTAGGAACCAGCCGGGGCCCCGCTGATAAGATGCCGGCGGCCAAAAGGGCCAAAAGGGGTCCAACTAAGGTAGCAGCAGGATTAACACACACAACTCTACTTAGACGCATACACATCATGTTATCATTGTATGGTATCATTTTATCATTAATCATGTTATCATTGGATTATCTTTTTATAGTACCATGTTATCATGGGTCATGTTATCATCGATCATCTTTTTATGGTATCATGTTATCATTGATCATGTTATTATTGGATCATCTT from Entelurus aequoreus isolate RoL-2023_Sb linkage group LG01, RoL_Eaeq_v1.1, whole genome shotgun sequence encodes:
- the LOC133646897 gene encoding involucrin-like isoform X2; this translates as MDIQQVMDGLSQNERKKVEDHLLREIEKARVIERQNGQKQLHLSQEETRLAHEQLHIERQNANEQTYRAQEQIHLAQQQIYELKKELFKEKLKSLEKNQNQKAACEDEQDDSGLGTSRGPADKMPAAKRAKRGPTKRKKEQQAEEQQ
- the LOC133646897 gene encoding involucrin-like isoform X1 — encoded protein: MKVEMWKVHATLWRYEDIQQVMDGLSQNERKKVEDHLLREIEKARVIERQNGQKQLHLSQEETRLAHEQLHIERQNANEQTYRAQEQIHLAQQQIYELKKELFKEKLKSLEKNQNQKAACEDEQDDSGLGTSRGPADKMPAAKRAKRGPTKRKKEQQAEEQQ
- the LOC133646897 gene encoding involucrin-like isoform X3, with the protein product MDGLSQNERKKVEDHLLREIEKARVIERQNGQKQLHLSQEETRLAHEQLHIERQNANEQTYRAQEQIHLAQQQIYELKKELFKEKLKSLEKNQNQKAACEDEQDDSGLGTSRGPADKMPAAKRAKRGPTKRKKEQQAEEQQ